The following proteins come from a genomic window of Anopheles ziemanni chromosome 3, idAnoZiCoDA_A2_x.2, whole genome shotgun sequence:
- the LOC131286923 gene encoding flap endonuclease GEN, which translates to MGVKDLWSILTPYMERKPLFELSNKVVAIDLSGWVCESLNVVDYFVHPRFYLRNLFFRTCYLLQTGITPVFVLEGTAPPLKYGVIVKRNQIQFRGARPKKIANCDKASSTTTATKEKTDKPKEQKRNRFHHVLKQCEELLSAMGLVCVQAPGEAEALCAYLNHDNLIYGVISQDSDCFAYGAVRVFRNFCASQNGGSVEIYDLQRLDNSPLRLGQEKIVAMALLSGCDYCPAGVVGVGREMVTRFLACHENNEILPRIRSWRSTANRLTELEIRAEDKNICSDCGHVGKLLQHRKSGCMDCRMKPGCDETRWKQQRANVKAELDIKRKALTDPAFPHEPIIDEFLARPCELPMLDLSWRQPNLVKFIKSMSSCMQWNELYCFQKILPLFTRWQMGAAKLTPAKQLNIFLQPDFIKKKRNPKGIASYEIVWSDAQNMFHGLIPQEQIDAYLEEAGNSLECLWSTIEPQELVVQSYPELVDTFLQRTTKGKKKKPLSQNNDQEKPKKKRETQAAGKEKKRPYKKKDVQHPSVKDLMTKAASQQKLEKAASQDTESVAQTAIPVEIPKDVDHFLNITAELEAIAGDCTANESFNSSVVIDRLCHPNYLQRALQEYTAIIESEKKTTALQNLLSQSMTVVDTVESAVEENGVQRRLVLKQDILNASLNNSQLNHSIVRPRKAKRMSFFFEPIDFPPPDSTAQQDYETDAMDMFECSLMLKDQIVIAPSPYDDDVSDPNQTIIYDIDF; encoded by the exons ATGGGAGTTAAAGACTTGTGGAGCATACTTACACCGTACATGGAACGAAAACCACTATTTGAATTGAGCAACAAAGTCGTCGCTATCGATCTTTCCGGATGGGTGTGCGAAAGCTTGAACGTTGTTGACTACTTTGTACATCCACGTTTCTATCTGCG GAATCTTTTCTTCCGAACATGTTATCTACTACAAACCGGCATAACACCAGTTTTCGTTCTAGAGGGAACGGCACCTCCTTTAAAGTATGGTGTTATTGTTAAGCGAAATCAAATCCAATTCCGTGGAGCCCGGCCGAAGAAAATAGCAAACTGCGACAAAGCGTCCAGCACAACGACAGccacgaaagaaaaaaccgaCAAACCGAAAGAGCAAAAGCGTAATCGTTTCCATCACGTTTTGAAACAATGCGAAGAATTGTTGAGCGCCATGGGATTAGTGTGCGTCCAGGCTCCCGGCGAAGCAGAAGCCTTATGTGCTTATCTTAATCACGACAATCTAATCTATGGCGTCATCAGCCAGGACTCGGATTGCTTTGCCTACGGTGCTGTTCGGGTGTTTCGAAATTTTTGCGCCTCACAGAACGGTGGTTCTGTGGAGATTTACGACTTGCAACGGTTGGATAACTCACCATTGCGTCTGGGACAGGAGAAGATCGTGGCAATGGCTTTGCTTTCCGGTTGCGACTACTGTCCCGCGGGAGTTGTAGGTGTTGGCAGGGAAATGGTTACCCGTTTCCTAGCCTGCCACGAAAACAACGAAATCCTACCGAGAATCCGATCGTGGCGGAGCACGGCCAATCGCTTGACCGAGTTAGAAATCAGAGCAGAAGATAAAAACATCTGTTCGGATTGCGGGCACGTTGGGAAGCTGTTACAGCATCGCAAATCCGGCTGTATGGATTGTCGTATGAAGCCGGGATGCGATGAAACCCGGTGGAAGCAACAGCGAGCAAATGTTAAAGCCGAACTGGATATTAAACGGAAGGCCCTGACGGATCCGGCCTTTCCCCATGAGCCAATCATCGACGAGTTCCTAGCGCGCCCTTGCGAATTGCCCATGCTGGATTTATCGTGGAGGCAACCAAATCTTGTAAAATTTATC aAAAGTATGTCCTCCTGCATGCAGTGGAATGAATTATATTGCTTCCAGAAAATACTACCACTTTTCACTCGCTGGCAAATGGGTGCGGCAAAGTTAACACCTGCAAAACAGTTGAACATATTCCTTCAGCCAgacttcataaaaaaaaaacgtaacccCAAGGGAATCGCTAGCTATGAAATCGTCTGGAGCGATGCACAAAATATGTTCCATGGGCTAATACCTCAAGAACAGATAGATGCATATCTCGAAGAAGCCGGAAATAGTCTGGAATGCTTGTGGAGCACCATCGAGCCTCAAGAACTGGTTGTACAGTCCTATCCGGAGCTAGTGGATACATTTCTGCAAAGAACAACGaaaggcaagaaaaagaaaccattaTCTCAGAATAACGATCAAGAAaagccgaaaaagaaaagagaaactcAAGCAGCTggtaaagagaaaaagagaccGTACAAGAAAAAAGATGTTCAACATCCCTCAGTGAAAGATCTTATGACCAAAGCTGCATCACaacaaaaactggaaaaagcAGCTAGTCAGGATACTGAGAGTGTTGCACAAACCGCCATTCCTGTGGAAATACCGAAAGATGTAgaccattttttaaacatcacCGCCGAATTGGAGGCAATTGCTGGCGATTGTACCGCCAACGAGTCTTTTAATTCATCCGTTGTAATTGATCGTCTATGCCATCCGAATTACCTTCAACGGGCACTGCAAGAGTATACGGCAATCATCGagtcggaaaagaaaacaacagctTTGCAGAATCTCCTTTCACAAAGTATGACGGTCGTGGATACGGTTGAATCTGCAGTGGAAGAGAACGGTGTCCAACGTCGTCTCGTCTTAAAACAGGATATCCTTAATGCATCGTTGAACAACTCCCAATTGAATCATTCCATCGTGCGACCGAGGAAAGCCAAGCGAATGAGTTTCTTCTTTGAACCAATTGATTTTCCTCCGCCAGACAGCACAGCCCAACAGGATTATGAAACGGATGCGATGGATATGTTTGAGTGTTCACTTATGCTTAAGGATCAAATTGTTATTGCACCAAGTccatatgatgatgatgtatcCGACCCGAATCAGACTATAATTTATGATAtagatttttaa
- the LOC131287260 gene encoding protein FMC1 homolog has translation MATTATKLSTSSQTLKRLLSELKSINMGSSSLAAKYIVDQYRRFETTEQVHCRAKEELQFTAETYLSYLESTRKLKELNESYRGKGERSIRDTADMVGFKLPHDPK, from the coding sequence ATGGCTACGACGGCAACGAAACTATCGACGAGCAGTCAGACGCTAAAACGCCTTCTGAGCGAATTAAAAAGCATCAATATGGGCTCAAGCTCTTTAGCGGCAAAATACATTGTGGATCAATACCGTCGCTTCGAAACCACGGAACAGGTACACTGCCGGGCGAAGGAAGAATTGCAGTTTACGGCCGAAACGTACCTGAGCTACTTGGAGAGCACGCGCAAACTGAAGGAATTGAATGAAAGCTACCGTGGCAAGGGGGAACGTAGCATTCGCGATACGGCCGATATGGTCGGATTTAAGCTCCCTCACGATCCTAAATAG
- the LOC131287038 gene encoding beta-1,3-galactosyltransferase 2-like, protein MYPHGIQQSDWNDRLGSTQNGNSSVYFRPQDTDGGSSSSASNDTEYTSLLDESHVKSARPYENITPTRDRHQRGSRKNKIFLSIVLFGGIWLLALATKLPYGNSHGRVGQIAGWGVNTSRQTIDYVLPSENTTLIDPLNVCTTEERAGLADESEKVFLLIVVCSSAVNFEARQTIRETWGNVREFNYDQFRLLHARQQGKYLDPVATVRDKLKDYIWWPVSVSERPLATPVVGSTEESSSNTESIPNSSHSAKPDRSGLAYANLNIKIVFLVGQSESDYMHQRQQQTPPSSDEQQHQVPQTFTGGLVGSEPLFPSGADVDPAFNAAPGATTVDELQLRIVNESEVYGDIIQESFIDRYNNLTLKTIMMLKWVTTNCDGKVKFLMKCDDDTFVNVPNLLQVLLGGTVPLYKAAVSFYDNNTVLVKSPKNRLVEGKHLLTGFKFCDAKPISDTSSKWYSPTYMYDKDVYPHYLSGTAYVMNFETAKVLYRTSLTTPIFHLEDVYLTGIVAERVKIRRRHHPLFFYAYTRDMCALRGMISQHQLPPSELRNAFDYVTNSTIVCTGIDKQFTVGGKLKLQQSRRCQ, encoded by the exons ATGTACCCTCACGGCATACAGCAATCAGATTGGAACGACCGGCTCGGCAGTACACAAAATGGGAACAGCAGTGTCTACTTTCGACCGCAGGACACGGACGGCGGCAGTAGCAGCTCTGCCAGCAACGATACCGAGTACACATCCTTGCTGGATGAGTCgcacgtgaaaagtgctcggCCGTACGAAAACATCACGCCAACCCGCGACCGGCACCAGAGAGGGtctaggaaaaacaaaatattcttGTCCATTGTCTTGTTTGGTGGAATCTGGCTGCTGGCGCTAGCAACAAAGCTTCCTTATGGAAATAGTCACGGCCGAGTGG GCCAAATCGCTGGCTGGGGCGTGAACACGTCGCGTCAGACGATCGATTATGTGCTGCCCTCCGAAAACACCACCCTGATCGATCCGTTGAACGTATGTACCACGGAAGAGCGGGCCGGACTGGCCGATGAGAGCGAGAAGGTGTTCCTGCTGATCGTCGTTTGTTCATCGGCCGTAAATTTTGAGGCCCGCCAGACGATCCGCGAAACTTGGGGCAATGTTCGAGAGTTTAACTACGATCAATTCCGTCTCCTGCATGCTCGGCAGCAGGGCAAGTATCTCGATCCGGTCGCCACCGTCCGGGACAAGCTGAAGGATTACATCTGGTGGCCGGTTTCGGTCAGTGAGCGACCGCTTGCGACACCGGTAGTCGGTTCAACCGAAGAATCTTCGAGCAATACGGAAAGCATT CCGAACTCTAGTCACAGTGCAAAACCGGACCGGAGTGGCCTTGCGTATGCTAATTTAAACATCAAAATAGTATTCCTTGTCGGTCAGTCCGAGTCGGATTATATGCACCAGCGGCAACAGCAGACCCCACCGTCATCCGATGAACAGCAGCACCAGGTGCCACAAACGTTTACCGGTGGTCTCGTGGGCTCGGAACCACTGTTCCCGAGCGGTGCGGATGTAGATCCTGCGTTTAATGCTGCTCCGGGAGCCACTACGGTCGATGAGCTGCAGCTGCGTATCGTGAACGAGAGCGAAGTGTACGGTGATATTATACAGGAGAGCTTTATAGATAGATACAACAATTTGACACTGAAGACGATCATGATGCTGAAATGGGTTACCACCAACTGTGATGGCAAAG TAAAATTTCTCATGAAATGTGATGATGACACGTTCGTCAACGTACCGAACTTGCTGCAGGTTTTGCTCGGCGGAACGGTTCCCCTATACAAAGCCGCGGTATCATTCTACGACAACAATACGGTCCTGGTGAAGTCACCCAAAAACCGGCTCGTCGAGGGCAAACACCTCCTGACGGGATTTAAGTTTTGCGATGCAAAACCCATAAGTGACACCAGCAGCAAATG GTACTCACCGACATACATGTACGACAAGGACGTCTACCCTCATTATCTTTCTGGAACCGCGTATGTGATGAACTTCGAGACGGCCAAGGTGCTGTACCGGACCAGCTTAACTACGCCAATCTTTCACCTGGAGGATGTCTATCTAACCGGGATCGTGGCGGAGCGAGTGAAAATTCGGCGCCGCCACCATCCACTGTTCTTCTACGCGTATACCAGAGACATGTGCGCTCTGCGTGGAATGATCTCCCAGCATCAGCTGCCGCCGAGTGAACTGCGGAACGCGTTCGATTACGTCACCAACAGCACCATTGTGTGCACCGGCATCGACAAGCAGTTCACCGTCGGTGGAAAGCTAAAGTTGCAGCAAAGCAGAAGGTGTCAATGA
- the LOC131289410 gene encoding E3 ubiquitin-protein ligase KCMF1 has translation MSRHEGVSCDSCLKSNFRGRRYKCLICYDYDLCANCYEEGATTTRHSADHPMQCILTQSDFELYYGGEVLPPDQPQSFTCPYCKRMGLSDAALLEHVGAEHTDTGLEVVCPVCAALPGGEPNFVTDDFARHLSLEHRSGSRDLISFLDEPSAIRHGGVRRMPHSGRALGGPRSRRSNMHFSSSGGGLSTLSPSGRESVDPIAELLQQLSNVRRGGAPQPSQLQQLQMQIQLERQQVTAARQQLERLPRRQQQPIVSSSPNATGVNNNNNAVGTTQANQNHTIITLNAGGRDAQIAASSSLPMVSTGVGVCNILGSAVGAGGSGGIGGSGSNSQQQSQFLMARFMVPTMDEAEQAQQERARADRSQFVQALMLSTIANIQPFNKPTHDEELSEELSALNLGVGNTSSSVNSSVKRPTASADDGGEVGGEQDGSGGATHSNYGGGGKEDENCDSLKRGGADSANGDESPNMHPTGQVPLVRGQHAASGKSKGSSAKAVGLGAAVGGGGGGAVDRRSSRQTPPSSGGNAAGKSRELKQANSSSNTSTPVSSRQQHHVPDSR, from the exons atgagTCGCCATGAAG GGGTCAGCTGTGATTCGTGCTTGAAAAGTAACTTTCGTGGAAGAAGGTACAAATGTCTGATTTGCTACGATTATGATCTGTGCGCGAACTGCTATGAGGAAGGAGCGACCACAACCCGCCACTCCGCCGATCATCCCATGCAGTGCATACTAACGCAGTCGGACTTCGAGCTGTACTATGGTGGCGAGGTGCTACCTCCGGATCAGCCACAATCATTCACGTGTCCCTACTGCAAGCGGATGGGGCTGAGCGATGCGGCCCTGCTGGAGCACGTCGGCGCGGAACACACCGATACCGGGCTGGAGGTGGTCTGCCCGGTCTGTGCGGCCCTGCCCGGTGGAGAGCCGAACTTTGTGACCGACGACTTCGCTCGCCATCTCAGCCTGGAACACCGCAGCGGCTCTCGTGATCTCATCTCATTTCTG GATGAGCCGTCAGCGATCCGCCATGGAGGGGTCAGAAGGATGCCACATTCGGGCCGTGCTCTCGGCGGGCCCCGATCGAGACGATCCAACATGCACTTCAGCTCGTCCGGCGGCGGACTGTCGACGCTGTCCCCATCTGGACGCGAGTCGGTCGATCCGATCGCAGAACTATTGCAGCAGTTGTCCAATGTTCGCCGGGGTGGCGCACCCCAACCGTCGCAGTTGCAGCAGCTGCAAATGCAAATACAGCTCGAGCGACAGCAAGTCACT GCCGCCCGTCAACAGTTGGAGCGGCTACCAAGACGACAGCAGCAACCGATCGTTTCCTCGTCCCCGAATGCAACCGgtgtaaacaacaacaacaatgcgGTTGGAACGACGCAGGCAAACCAGAACCACACAATCATCACGCTGAATGCCGGCGGACGCGATGCTCAGATCGCTGCCTCCTCCTCGTTGCCAATGGTGTCGACCGGGGTCGGTGTGTGCAACATACTGGGATCGGcggttggtgctggtggtagCGGTGGGATCGGTGGTTCCGGTTCCAACTCCCAACAGCAGTCCCAATTTCTAATGGCCCGATTCATGGTGCCCACCATGGACGAGGCTGAGCAGGCGCAGCAGGAGCGAGCCAGAGCCGACAG ATCACAATTCGTTCAAGCTTTAATGTTATCAACCATCGCAAACATTCAACCGTTTAACAAACCCACACACGACGAAGAGCTGTCTGAGGAGTTGAGTGCATTGAATCTAGGCGTTGGAAATACTAGCAGTAGCGTTAACAGTAGTGTAAAAAGGCCGACCGCCTCTGCCGACGATGGTGGTGAAGTGGGAGGAGAGCAGGATGGCAGTGGCGGTGCTACGCATAGTAACTATGGTGGGGGTGGGAAGGAGGATGAAAATTGTGATAGTTTGAAGCGGGGCGGTGCCGATTCGGCCAACGGAGACGAGTCGCCGAACATGCATCCGACGGGGCAGGTCCCGTTGGTTCGTGGGCAGCATGCCGCTTCCGGTAAATCGAAAGGAAGCTCTGCCAAGGCTGTGGGTTTAGGAGCCGCcgtaggtggtggtggtggaggagctGTTGACCGCAGATCATCGCGCCAAACACCCCCGTCATCCGGTGGTAATGCTGCTGGTAAATCCCGCGAACTGAAGCAAGCAAACTCTTCGTCGAACACTTCCACACCGGTGTCGTCGAGACAGCAGCACCACGTACCCGACTCCAGGTAG